A genomic stretch from Selenomonas sp. AB3002 includes:
- a CDS encoding EAL domain-containing protein has product MSKLFRILQGLVFLALFLYPHPLGAALPPPPLPKLQTVPVLRVGYVPLPGVFFKDEHGLYKGIAFEYLSTVASYMNCSLDFSPGTEEENLEKLAAGELDLVPTAMAHEEQGLASLSLGPSIGYVAFQAENEELRHKLQAAIGEVDSLAPYYRFHLLERYRPMEIPLSLTAEEKAYLTEKKVLHSLTSEGQPPYTYFKDGEHLGIIADIMEIIAKDLDISITSAPLQSSEARLHAMNTGEIDFIADLYDDYNWAAENEVWLTKPYLKIDYVAVMNRDHPLPDAPVIACARGHFYNRTYTEYHYPSSQVRYYPTMQDCLRAVHDGEADIVFTKTLTVQNDIYAGGYLNLYTPGSVVFSHFVSIGVSRHADPRLFSILNKEISHLHTQQIASILTRHAHSMGESGTLFALIYYHPMKTIALIGLGFLLLLLAMGLFFFQKRHYHKKLYHMAYTDPLTGLHNMAWLTQHLPELISQQSRLREEGKLFVMSVTLDRLAFMKETFDLKLLMESMLATLQDSRTENPWLLADGINSEGTCLYFLCCEPEGMSMRQAAEKFIRDGTVMTIGKVPTIFTHRVGLMPVPPDDDVSASWLLDCAYSAKMEAIATDQNLFIYDERLAEQYHQRQEMESLMHKALAAQEFQVWLQPKYDLATRNTLGAEALVRWESPELGFLPPGAFMDLFERNGFAVELDYYVLERVCEIQSARLKKGLPALPVSVNQSGLHITEQGYLGRMRDIMDRWKLIPGLIELEITETAFIDFTTKEQREDAAQIIDDLQAIGYSLSMDDFCTGYSSLSMLQNLPMNVMKIDRDILWEAEKSPRSMNILRHIIALGKALSMSVLVEGIETKEQEELLIKLGCDNGQGFYYARPMPVKEFYEEFLPKHS; this is encoded by the coding sequence ATGAGTAAGCTGTTTCGCATCCTGCAGGGGCTTGTTTTTCTTGCCCTTTTTCTCTATCCTCATCCCCTGGGGGCAGCCCTACCCCCTCCCCCCCTGCCGAAGCTGCAGACCGTGCCTGTGCTGCGGGTGGGGTATGTGCCTTTGCCAGGAGTGTTCTTCAAGGACGAACACGGACTGTACAAGGGCATTGCCTTTGAATACCTTTCCACCGTTGCCAGCTACATGAACTGCTCACTTGATTTTTCTCCGGGCACAGAAGAAGAGAACCTGGAAAAGCTGGCAGCCGGGGAGCTTGACCTGGTGCCAACGGCCATGGCTCACGAGGAGCAGGGGCTTGCCAGCCTGAGCCTTGGCCCCAGCATAGGCTATGTGGCCTTCCAGGCAGAAAATGAGGAGCTGCGCCATAAGCTGCAGGCAGCTATCGGCGAGGTGGACAGCCTCGCCCCCTACTACCGCTTCCACCTGCTGGAGCGTTACCGCCCCATGGAGATTCCCTTGTCGCTGACAGCAGAGGAAAAGGCCTACCTGACAGAAAAGAAGGTGCTCCACAGCCTGACCTCCGAGGGACAGCCCCCCTACACCTACTTCAAGGACGGGGAGCATCTGGGCATCATTGCGGATATCATGGAAATCATCGCCAAGGATCTGGATATTTCCATCACCTCCGCCCCCCTGCAGAGTTCTGAAGCCCGCCTTCATGCCATGAATACCGGCGAGATTGACTTTATTGCTGACCTTTACGATGACTACAACTGGGCCGCCGAAAACGAAGTCTGGCTCACCAAGCCCTATCTGAAGATCGACTATGTGGCAGTGATGAATCGGGACCACCCCCTGCCGGATGCTCCCGTCATCGCCTGCGCCCGGGGACATTTCTACAACCGCACCTACACGGAATACCACTACCCCAGCTCCCAGGTGCGCTACTATCCCACCATGCAGGACTGCCTGCGGGCGGTGCATGACGGAGAAGCCGACATAGTCTTCACCAAGACCCTCACGGTGCAGAATGACATCTATGCCGGCGGCTACCTGAACCTCTACACCCCGGGCAGTGTGGTCTTTTCTCATTTTGTTTCCATCGGTGTGTCCCGCCACGCCGACCCCCGGCTCTTTTCCATCCTGAACAAGGAAATCAGCCACCTGCACACTCAGCAGATTGCCAGCATCCTCACCCGGCACGCCCACAGCATGGGCGAGTCCGGCACCCTCTTTGCCCTCATCTACTACCACCCCATGAAGACCATCGCCCTCATCGGCCTTGGCTTCCTGCTGCTCCTGCTGGCCATGGGCCTCTTCTTCTTCCAGAAGCGCCACTACCATAAAAAGCTCTATCACATGGCCTACACTGACCCCTTGACAGGTCTCCACAATATGGCCTGGCTCACCCAGCACCTGCCGGAGCTCATCAGCCAGCAAAGCCGCCTGCGGGAAGAGGGCAAGCTCTTCGTCATGTCCGTGACCCTTGACCGGCTGGCCTTCATGAAGGAAACCTTTGACCTCAAACTGCTCATGGAGAGCATGCTGGCCACCCTACAAGATTCCCGCACAGAAAACCCCTGGCTGCTGGCAGACGGCATCAACAGCGAGGGCACCTGCCTCTACTTCCTCTGCTGCGAACCCGAGGGCATGAGCATGAGACAGGCCGCGGAGAAATTCATCCGGGACGGCACCGTGATGACCATAGGCAAGGTGCCCACTATCTTCACCCACCGGGTGGGACTGATGCCGGTGCCCCCGGACGATGATGTGAGCGCCTCCTGGTTGCTGGACTGCGCCTACTCTGCCAAAATGGAAGCCATCGCCACCGACCAGAACCTCTTCATCTACGATGAACGCCTGGCAGAGCAATACCACCAGCGCCAGGAAATGGAAAGCCTTATGCACAAGGCCCTGGCAGCCCAGGAATTCCAGGTCTGGCTCCAGCCCAAATACGACCTGGCCACCCGCAACACCCTGGGAGCCGAAGCACTGGTGCGCTGGGAAAGCCCGGAGCTGGGCTTCCTGCCCCCCGGCGCTTTCATGGACCTGTTCGAGCGCAACGGCTTTGCGGTGGAGCTTGACTACTACGTGCTGGAAAGGGTCTGCGAGATACAGTCAGCCCGTCTCAAGAAGGGCCTGCCAGCCCTGCCCGTCTCCGTGAACCAGTCAGGCCTCCACATCACAGAGCAGGGTTATCTGGGACGCATGAGGGATATCATGGACAGGTGGAAGCTGATTCCCGGACTCATCGAGCTGGAAATCACGGAAACGGCCTTCATCGACTTCACCACCAAAGAGCAGCGGGAGGATGCCGCCCAGATCATCGACGACCTGCAAGCCATCGGCTACTCCCTCTCCATGGACGATTTCTGCACCGGCTACTCTTCTCTCTCCATGCTGCAGAACCTGCCCATGAACGTCATGAAGATAGACCGCGACATCCTCTGGGAGGCCGAAAAGTCCCCCCGCTCCATGAACATCCTGCGCCATATCATCGCCCTGGGCAAAGCCCTGTCCATGAGCGTGCTGGTGGAAGGCATCGAGACCAAAGAGCAGGAGGAGCTCCTGATAAAACTAGGCTGCGACAACGGCCAGGGCTTCTACTACGCCCGTCCCATGCCCGTGAAAGAATTTTACGAAGAATTCCTGCCGAAACACAGCTGA
- a CDS encoding methyl-accepting chemotaxis protein yields the protein MKVNNLRFKFLATFIPLFVGSFALFFAISYYMSSSALTRNTDIIAQEIGNSTAKEIEKSYQERELIVEALADNPIIKHGSREEKVRVLAETLAKRQNFTMLAYSDVEGHAVSDKNKDMDRTSRGYIKQVRETKKPTMTGPSVSGTSGKLITIMAYPVLENGQLIGIVYGTIELDEISKLVGEIKYMENGRVYIADQEGLCIAYAQQPEDVGKLDLSKEESSKKLDMALVNGFLNAVQQDKQISTEYTTSSGVISQAVFTPIHLANRTWIAVSVAPLAEVRADAYNLVKVMGLVGLLMVVLVLAAIWYIGKKMCDPIVALQEECQIINTGDLRSRPLAVDSNDELGELARGFKTMRRTIRELIGHIQQNALQVSASAEELTAASHHSADAACKAAAQIAEIAEGISEQSDSAAAADGTAVEMAQRTSAVADSANAIAMVTEQTVATVQSGREAIHRVVESMGTISGSTATVKASIRELSQSSEEIGRIVEMISGIAEQTNLLALNAAIEAARAGEAGRGFAVVAEEVRKLAEESGNSTQQIADLVAKIQSNMHGAVTASEESADSVERSMSSVREADAIFESIKITIDALAGGIRDVSQSIQSVSEGNNSMQQAVQAIAEISHTNARRTEEVSSTTEEQSASAQEIAAATRGLAEEAEQLAKEVERFRV from the coding sequence ATGAAAGTCAACAATCTGCGTTTTAAGTTCCTGGCTACTTTCATTCCCTTGTTCGTGGGGAGCTTTGCGTTGTTCTTTGCCATCAGCTACTATATGTCCAGCTCGGCCTTGACCCGCAATACTGACATCATTGCCCAGGAGATTGGCAACAGCACCGCCAAGGAGATTGAGAAGTCTTATCAGGAACGGGAGCTGATAGTGGAGGCTCTGGCTGATAATCCCATCATCAAGCATGGCTCCCGTGAGGAAAAGGTGAGGGTGCTGGCTGAAACCCTGGCCAAGCGGCAGAATTTCACCATGCTGGCTTACTCGGATGTGGAAGGCCATGCGGTATCGGACAAGAACAAGGACATGGACCGCACCAGTCGCGGGTATATCAAGCAGGTGCGTGAGACCAAGAAGCCAACTATGACGGGGCCTTCCGTCTCCGGCACCAGCGGCAAGCTCATCACCATCATGGCCTATCCTGTGCTGGAGAACGGGCAGCTCATAGGCATTGTCTACGGCACCATCGAACTTGATGAGATCTCCAAGCTGGTGGGTGAGATCAAGTACATGGAAAATGGCCGTGTCTACATCGCCGACCAGGAGGGGCTTTGCATTGCCTATGCCCAGCAGCCGGAGGATGTGGGCAAGCTGGATTTGTCCAAGGAGGAGTCCAGCAAGAAACTGGATATGGCACTGGTGAACGGCTTCCTGAATGCTGTGCAGCAGGACAAGCAGATTTCCACTGAGTACACCACCTCCAGCGGGGTGATTTCTCAGGCGGTGTTCACTCCGATTCATCTGGCCAATCGCACCTGGATTGCCGTGTCTGTGGCGCCCCTGGCAGAGGTGCGGGCAGATGCCTACAATCTGGTGAAGGTCATGGGATTGGTGGGCCTTTTGATGGTGGTCCTTGTCCTGGCCGCCATCTGGTATATTGGCAAGAAAATGTGTGACCCCATAGTGGCCCTGCAGGAGGAGTGCCAGATCATCAATACCGGTGACCTGCGTTCCCGTCCTCTGGCGGTGGATTCCAATGACGAGCTGGGAGAGCTGGCAAGGGGCTTCAAGACAATGCGCCGCACTATCCGCGAGCTCATCGGCCATATCCAGCAGAATGCCCTGCAGGTTTCGGCTTCAGCAGAGGAGTTGACGGCGGCTTCCCACCATTCGGCTGATGCGGCCTGCAAGGCTGCCGCCCAGATTGCAGAGATAGCCGAGGGCATCAGCGAGCAGTCAGATTCTGCTGCGGCAGCAGACGGCACGGCGGTGGAGATGGCCCAGCGCACCTCAGCAGTGGCAGACAGCGCCAATGCCATTGCCATGGTCACCGAGCAGACGGTGGCCACTGTGCAGTCAGGCCGGGAGGCCATTCACAGGGTGGTGGAGTCCATGGGCACCATCAGCGGCAGCACTGCCACGGTGAAGGCCTCTATCAGGGAACTGTCCCAGAGCTCCGAGGAAATCGGCAGGATTGTGGAGATGATTTCCGGCATTGCGGAGCAGACCAATCTGCTGGCGCTGAATGCGGCCATCGAGGCTGCCAGAGCCGGCGAGGCTGGCCGCGGGTTTGCCGTGGTGGCTGAGGAGGTTCGCAAGCTGGCGGAGGAGTCCGGGAATTCCACCCAGCAGATTGCGGATCTGGTGGCCAAGATTCAGTCGAATATGCACGGTGCCGTGACGGCCAGCGAAGAAAGCGCCGACAGCGTGGAAAGAAGCATGTCTTCTGTCAGGGAGGCAGATGCGATTTTCGAGTCCATCAAGATAACCATTGACGCGTTGGCCGGTGGCATCAGGGACGTGTCCCAGAGCATCCAGTCCGTGTCCGAGGGCAACAACTCCATGCAGCAGGCTGTGCAGGCTATTGCCGAAATCAGCCATACCAATGCCCGCCGGACAGAGGAAGTATCCTCCACCACGGAGGAGCAATCCGCCTCTGCCCAGGAAATCGCCGCCGCCACCCGTGGGCTGGCAGAGGAGGCAGAGCAGCTGGCCAAGGAAGTGGAAAGGTTCAGGGTCTGA
- a CDS encoding sulfite exporter TauE/SafE family protein, whose product MEFILFLLLGMGVGVFGSLVGIGGGLICVPVFIFFMSKGGIYPYFSTAAQITGTSLFIVLANAMSGALAYIRQKRVFFHAAIPFALATLPGAFLGSWLVDGFSVEMLNLYYGLFIGCMALLMYWNATHVKHENLLEIPEGFTYNRGLGIMASMGVGFLSSIFGVGGGIIHVPMMVYVLNFPVHIATATSCFILAVSALGGTVTHVLLEHVVWLPAICISIGAAIGAQIGARISRKTRSRTILLLLAVAMLCVSVRLIMSGSM is encoded by the coding sequence ATGGAATTCATTTTATTTCTCCTGCTGGGCATGGGCGTAGGTGTCTTTGGCTCCTTGGTGGGCATCGGGGGCGGCCTGATCTGCGTGCCGGTGTTTATCTTCTTTATGTCAAAAGGTGGCATCTACCCTTATTTCTCTACGGCAGCCCAGATCACGGGCACGTCTCTGTTCATCGTGCTGGCCAATGCCATGTCCGGGGCCCTGGCCTATATCCGTCAGAAGCGGGTCTTTTTCCACGCGGCCATTCCCTTTGCCCTGGCCACTCTGCCCGGGGCGTTCCTGGGGTCCTGGCTGGTGGATGGCTTTTCGGTGGAAATGCTGAATCTTTACTACGGGCTGTTCATAGGCTGCATGGCCCTGCTCATGTACTGGAATGCCACCCATGTGAAGCATGAGAACCTGCTGGAAATACCGGAGGGCTTCACTTACAACCGGGGCCTGGGTATCATGGCCAGCATGGGAGTGGGGTTCCTGTCCAGCATCTTCGGGGTGGGGGGCGGCATCATCCACGTGCCCATGATGGTCTATGTGCTGAACTTCCCCGTCCACATTGCCACGGCCACCTCCTGCTTCATTTTGGCAGTTTCGGCCCTGGGAGGTACTGTGACTCACGTGCTGCTGGAGCACGTGGTCTGGCTGCCCGCCATCTGCATCAGCATAGGCGCAGCCATCGGCGCCCAGATAGGTGCGCGCATCTCCCGCAAGACCAGGTCCAGGACCATCCTCCTGCTGCTGGCAGTGGCCATGCTGTGCGTGAGCGTGCGGCTCATCATGTCGGGGAGTATGTGA
- the dcuC gene encoding C4-dicarboxylate transporter DcuC, which translates to MLGLLIAILVVAWVARFVLKKYPAQPVLFTAGIVMMVLTLVFGLGEILPAKQTTGSPWLDIIQSISLAFSSRAAKLGMIIMLIGGFSKYMDCIGASTSLVRIAVRPLQKLGHPYLVLALTSVLGNFLAMFISSASGFGLLLMVTMYPVLVRLGVSRIAACAVIATTAAPGWGPAGADNIFAAELIGMEIVPYFMQYQVPVGLCTVAALAIAHFFVQRWLDVKHPDEMAGKDVSAAVTEEQAKAQESPQVPAFYALLPTLPLLLVLFFGLNEGMGIEMDISLATLVSIFITMLIEFLRHRDGLKACQDIGAFWQGMGMQMAAVVTLVVAAETFSKGLISLGAIDTLIEGAQSAGLGGIGMMFVFVSIIIAATLITGSGNATFFAFVPLAPKVAALSGIAPVLLVLPMNFVSNLARSLSPIAAVMIVVAGAAGLSPMDLAKRTFIPVAVATVVNIAVTLILFF; encoded by the coding sequence ATGTTAGGTCTTCTTATTGCCATCCTGGTGGTGGCCTGGGTGGCACGGTTCGTACTGAAAAAGTACCCGGCGCAGCCTGTACTCTTTACCGCCGGCATCGTGATGATGGTGCTGACGCTGGTCTTTGGTCTGGGAGAGATCCTGCCCGCCAAGCAGACCACTGGTTCTCCCTGGCTGGATATCATACAGTCCATAAGCCTGGCCTTCAGCAGCCGGGCTGCCAAGCTGGGCATGATTATCATGCTGATCGGCGGATTTTCCAAGTATATGGACTGCATCGGCGCCAGCACCTCTTTGGTACGCATTGCTGTCAGGCCCCTGCAGAAATTGGGGCATCCCTATCTGGTGCTGGCCCTGACCTCTGTGCTGGGGAACTTTTTGGCCATGTTCATCAGCTCAGCTTCAGGTTTCGGCCTCTTGCTCATGGTCACCATGTATCCTGTGCTGGTAAGGCTGGGAGTCAGCCGGATCGCGGCCTGCGCCGTCATTGCCACCACAGCCGCCCCGGGCTGGGGACCTGCGGGGGCTGACAATATCTTTGCTGCCGAACTCATCGGCATGGAAATCGTGCCCTACTTCATGCAGTATCAGGTGCCCGTGGGCCTGTGCACTGTGGCGGCTCTGGCCATCGCCCACTTCTTCGTCCAGCGCTGGCTGGATGTGAAGCATCCCGACGAAATGGCGGGCAAGGATGTGTCTGCTGCGGTGACTGAGGAGCAGGCCAAAGCCCAGGAAAGCCCCCAGGTGCCTGCCTTCTACGCCCTGCTGCCCACCTTGCCCCTGCTGTTGGTGCTGTTCTTCGGCTTGAATGAAGGCATGGGCATCGAGATGGACATCAGCCTGGCTACTCTCGTCAGCATTTTCATCACCATGCTCATCGAGTTTCTGCGCCATCGGGACGGCCTCAAGGCCTGCCAGGATATTGGCGCTTTCTGGCAGGGCATGGGCATGCAGATGGCTGCGGTGGTCACTTTGGTGGTGGCTGCGGAGACTTTCTCCAAAGGCCTTATTTCCCTTGGTGCTATCGACACCCTGATTGAAGGAGCCCAGAGCGCCGGCCTGGGTGGTATCGGCATGATGTTCGTCTTTGTTTCCATCATCATCGCTGCCACTCTCATCACCGGCAGCGGCAATGCCACCTTCTTTGCCTTCGTGCCCCTGGCCCCGAAAGTGGCAGCCCTCTCCGGCATTGCTCCGGTGCTCCTGGTGCTGCCCATGAACTTCGTGTCCAATCTGGCTCGTTCCCTGTCGCCTATAGCCGCCGTCATGATCGTGGTGGCTGGTGCCGCAGGTCTTTCACCCATGGATCTGGCCAAGCGCACCTTCATTCCCGTGGCTGTGGCAACGGTAGTGAATATCGCAGTGACGCTGATCCTGTTCTTCTGA
- a CDS encoding LacI family DNA-binding transcriptional regulator codes for MKEIAEICGVSRGTVDRALNGRGRVNAETAEKIRKTARELGYEPNPAGKALSARKKRPVIGIVLSSEDNPFFDDVLKGMEEAAAEYKIYGVQIEYHTMKGYDTEKQLATLKEIAGKVQALIINPIDDPAIATQLDKMIDSGVFVVTVNNDIQGTRRHCYVGSDYYNGGITACALMEALLGKEANIALILGSRKVQGHRLRLEGFKARMEKVPGFHLSATLENNDDDICAFEKTKELLAEHPEINAISILAAGVYGTCRAIMQLPEEKRPLVISFDTIPTTVEMLKTGLIKATIYQHPYRQGFSAVNKAFEYLVHGHVPEKELCIMKNEIKLFENL; via the coding sequence ATGAAGGAGATTGCTGAAATATGCGGGGTCTCTCGGGGGACGGTGGACAGGGCCTTGAATGGGCGTGGTCGGGTCAATGCGGAGACGGCGGAGAAAATACGCAAGACTGCCAGGGAGCTGGGCTATGAGCCCAATCCTGCTGGCAAGGCCTTGTCGGCCCGCAAGAAGCGCCCCGTCATCGGCATCGTGCTTTCCTCCGAGGACAATCCCTTCTTCGACGATGTGCTCAAAGGCATGGAGGAAGCCGCCGCCGAGTACAAGATCTACGGGGTGCAGATAGAGTACCACACCATGAAGGGCTACGATACGGAAAAGCAGCTGGCCACCCTGAAAGAAATAGCAGGCAAGGTGCAGGCCCTTATCATCAATCCCATTGATGACCCCGCCATAGCCACCCAGCTGGACAAGATGATTGACTCAGGTGTCTTCGTGGTGACGGTGAACAACGACATCCAGGGCACCAGGCGCCACTGCTATGTGGGCAGCGACTACTACAACGGCGGCATCACTGCCTGCGCCCTCATGGAAGCCCTGCTGGGAAAGGAAGCCAACATCGCCCTGATCCTGGGCAGCCGCAAAGTGCAGGGCCACCGGCTGCGGCTGGAGGGCTTCAAGGCCCGCATGGAAAAAGTCCCGGGCTTTCACCTCTCCGCCACTCTGGAGAACAACGATGACGATATCTGCGCCTTTGAAAAGACCAAGGAGCTTTTGGCAGAGCATCCCGAAATCAACGCCATCAGCATCCTGGCTGCCGGTGTCTACGGCACCTGCCGGGCCATCATGCAGCTGCCAGAGGAGAAACGCCCTCTCGTCATCTCCTTCGACACCATACCCACCACGGTAGAAATGCTGAAGACAGGCCTTATCAAGGCCACCATCTACCAGCACCCCTACCGCCAGGGCTTCTCTGCCGTAAACAAGGCCTTCGAGTACCTGGTACACGGCCATGTGCCGGAGAAGGAACTGTGCATCATGAAGAATGAAATAAAGCTGTTTGAAAACCTCTAA
- a CDS encoding glycoside hydrolase family 43 protein translates to MKIQNPVLKGFNPDPSIVRAGDDYYIATSTFEWFPGVQIHHSKDLVHWHLVAHPLDTTEFLDMKGNPNSGGIWAPDLSYADGKFWLIYTDVKVVDGMWKDCHNYLTTAEDIHGPWSKPVLLNGAGFDASLFHDPSGRKYLVNMYWDQRVYHHNFYGIALQEYSVQEEKLIGKPEIIYKGTDIAYTEGPHLYYINDMYYLMTAEGGTTYQHSETIARSKDIHGPYEIQPDYPLLSAWKEVHNPLQKCGHASLVQTQNGEWYLAHLTGRPLPTPKGFPSREREQHSFCPLGRETAIQKIEWKDGWPIVVGGQQGSLEVEAPNLPQQAWEPTYPEHDDFDSAKLNINFQTLRIPFSEKLGSLTARPGFLRLYGRESLQSTFTQAHVARRWQSFNFDAQTSVEFAPESFQQMAGMTCYYNTENWSSVHVTWNEEKGRCIDLVVADNGSFSMPLAGEEIAIPQEFKAVHFKVEVRGRSYRYFYSFDGESFTEIPVVLDSWKLSDDYVRGGGFFTGAFVGINAIDITGTGMPADFDYFSYKELD, encoded by the coding sequence ATGAAAATACAGAACCCCGTACTGAAAGGTTTCAACCCCGACCCCAGCATTGTCCGGGCTGGCGATGACTACTATATCGCCACTTCCACCTTCGAGTGGTTCCCCGGTGTGCAGATCCACCATTCCAAAGACCTGGTCCACTGGCATCTGGTGGCTCATCCCCTGGACACCACCGAGTTCCTGGATATGAAGGGCAACCCCAACTCCGGCGGCATCTGGGCCCCTGACCTCAGCTACGCCGATGGCAAGTTCTGGCTGATCTACACGGACGTGAAGGTAGTGGACGGCATGTGGAAGGACTGCCACAACTACCTCACCACCGCCGAGGATATCCACGGTCCCTGGTCGAAGCCCGTGCTGCTGAACGGCGCCGGCTTTGACGCCTCCCTGTTCCATGACCCCAGCGGCAGGAAGTACCTGGTGAATATGTACTGGGACCAGCGGGTCTACCATCACAACTTCTACGGCATTGCCCTGCAGGAGTATTCCGTTCAGGAAGAAAAACTCATCGGCAAGCCGGAAATCATCTACAAGGGCACGGATATCGCCTATACCGAAGGGCCCCACCTCTACTACATCAATGATATGTACTACCTCATGACCGCCGAGGGTGGCACCACTTACCAGCACTCCGAGACCATTGCCCGCAGCAAAGACATCCACGGTCCTTACGAAATCCAGCCGGACTATCCCCTGCTCTCTGCCTGGAAGGAAGTCCACAATCCCCTGCAGAAATGCGGCCACGCTTCTCTGGTACAGACCCAGAACGGCGAATGGTATCTGGCCCACCTGACGGGCCGTCCCCTGCCCACGCCGAAAGGCTTCCCCAGCCGGGAGCGTGAGCAGCACAGCTTCTGCCCCCTTGGCCGTGAGACCGCCATCCAGAAAATCGAGTGGAAGGACGGTTGGCCCATAGTAGTTGGCGGCCAGCAGGGCAGCCTGGAAGTGGAAGCCCCGAACCTGCCCCAGCAGGCATGGGAGCCCACCTATCCGGAGCATGATGATTTTGACAGCGCGAAGCTGAACATCAACTTCCAGACTTTGCGCATTCCCTTCAGCGAGAAATTAGGCAGCCTCACCGCCCGCCCCGGCTTCCTGCGGCTCTATGGCCGTGAGTCCCTCCAGTCCACCTTCACCCAGGCCCATGTGGCCCGCCGCTGGCAGAGCTTCAACTTCGACGCCCAGACCAGCGTGGAGTTTGCTCCCGAGTCCTTCCAGCAGATGGCTGGCATGACCTGCTATTACAACACTGAGAACTGGAGCAGCGTCCATGTGACCTGGAATGAGGAAAAGGGCCGCTGCATTGATTTGGTAGTGGCAGATAACGGCAGCTTCTCCATGCCCCTGGCAGGCGAGGAGATTGCCATTCCCCAGGAGTTCAAGGCCGTACATTTCAAGGTTGAGGTGCGGGGCAGGAGTTATCGGTATTTCTATTCCTTTGATGGGGAGAGTTTCACGGAAATCCCCGTGGTGCTGGATAGTTGGAAGCTTTCCGATGATTATGTGCGGGGAGGAGGGTTCTTTACTGGGGCTTTTGTGGGGATAAATGCCATTGATATAACCGGGACGGGGATGCCGGCTGATTTCGATTACTTCTCTTATAAGGAACTTGACTGA
- a CDS encoding MFS transporter, whose amino-acid sequence MEALKNYKLSMREKTGYAMGDLACNLIYTTVCTYLLFFYTNVYGLPAEIVATMFLVVRVMDAVVDPIVGTFVDKHTFKYGKFRPYLLYGAFPFAVLGILCFSTPELTEGASIIYAYATYIGLSLVYTTINIPYGALTAAMTRDNKEVVSMTSIRMLCANLGGLIVSFGIPVLVTMISGSYTGEESRFGWQVTMGLYSVIGALLLLYCFSQTKERIQIDPSNDEKLRFTDVFKQFKVNRPLVVLSLFFIILFGMMAVMNSIGTYFITYNCNRPDLIQWYGLIGTLPAFFLLPLVPTFNKLVGKINLLRISLVLGIIGCAVTYAVPAENISLVLIARFIGSCGIIVAGGFMWALIPETIEYGEYKTGKRLSGMIYAIIGFFFKFGLALGGIVPGFMLARFGYVANAVQTPEALQGILLTTTIIPILFLAVAFIDICFYGLDDKRYHEVVTELERRHNAEKVQEGEATLATSTL is encoded by the coding sequence ATGGAAGCCTTGAAAAATTATAAGCTTAGCATGAGGGAGAAGACGGGCTATGCTATGGGTGATTTGGCCTGCAACCTCATCTACACTACGGTCTGCACTTATCTGTTGTTTTTCTATACCAATGTCTACGGGCTGCCTGCCGAGATTGTGGCCACTATGTTCTTGGTGGTGCGGGTGATGGATGCGGTAGTTGACCCTATCGTGGGTACTTTTGTGGATAAACATACCTTCAAATATGGCAAGTTCCGTCCTTACCTGCTTTATGGTGCCTTCCCCTTTGCCGTGCTGGGCATTCTCTGCTTCAGCACCCCGGAACTCACTGAGGGGGCCAGCATCATCTATGCTTACGCCACCTATATCGGCCTGTCCCTGGTCTACACCACCATCAACATCCCCTACGGCGCTTTGACTGCCGCCATGACCCGTGACAACAAGGAAGTGGTGAGCATGACCTCTATCCGCATGCTCTGCGCCAACCTGGGCGGCCTGATTGTTTCCTTTGGCATTCCCGTGCTGGTCACCATGATTTCCGGCAGCTACACCGGTGAGGAATCCCGTTTTGGCTGGCAGGTCACCATGGGCCTCTACAGCGTCATCGGCGCCCTCCTTCTCCTCTACTGCTTCTCCCAGACCAAAGAGCGCATCCAGATTGACCCTTCCAATGATGAAAAACTCCGCTTCACCGATGTGTTCAAGCAGTTCAAGGTCAACCGCCCCCTGGTGGTACTGAGCCTTTTCTTCATCATCCTCTTCGGCATGATGGCCGTCATGAATTCCATTGGCACCTATTTCATCACTTACAACTGCAACCGTCCTGACCTGATCCAGTGGTACGGCCTCATCGGCACCCTGCCTGCTTTCTTCCTGCTGCCCCTGGTGCCCACCTTCAACAAGCTGGTAGGCAAGATCAATCTCCTGCGCATTTCCCTGGTGCTGGGCATCATCGGCTGCGCCGTCACCTATGCTGTGCCTGCTGAGAACATCTCTCTGGTGCTCATTGCCCGCTTCATCGGCTCCTGCGGCATCATCGTGGCTGGTGGCTTTATGTGGGCCCTGATTCCCGAAACTATTGAATATGGCGAGTACAAGACCGGCAAGCGCCTCAGCGGCATGATCTACGCCATCATCGGCTTCTTCTTCAAGTTCGGCCTGGCTCTGGGCGGCATTGTCCCGGGCTTCATGCTGGCCCGCTTCGGCTATGTGGCCAACGCCGTCCAGACTCCGGAGGCTCTACAGGGCATCCTGCTCACCACCACCATCATTCCCATACTGTTCCTGGCTGTGGCCTTCATCGACATCTGCTTCTACGGCCTTGATGACAAGCGCTACCACGAAGTAGTGACGGAGCTGGAGCGCCGCCACAACGCAGAAAAAGTCCAGGAGGGTGAAGCCACCCTCGCCACCAGCACTCTTTGA